The DNA window ATCGAACTGCTGTCTTTGACTTCAGCTACAGAAGTCAGCTTCAGGactttctgctgctggtggctcGTGGCAGTCCTACCAGTTCTTCCCGTAGGGATGTGCTCAGGACAAATCAGTGAGCGTAATTTTAGCTGTATGAGGTCATTACAAATATAGTCTTAGCTCTTCCTAGAGTAGACTTCATTGttaatataaatacatatctATAGTTACTGACATTTATATTATTTGGCTCCTGTCCTAAGTTATAGATACAGTGATGATAAAAGCCCTTACCTAAGTGAGTCATGCTTACTAATTACTTCCACGGTACTGGGTTCCTGTAAATAAAGTTACTCATGTATTTATAAGCAAGTCAGAATTGATACGTATGTTTCTAAGAGTGAGTTATCTTTCTCTCTGGGGCAGACAGCACAGTCTGCTGTTCGggaaagaatgctgagagtcAGGATATCCAGGGTGCTTCTGCGAGGGTGCGTGCTCTCCCCTGTCATTGCATATCCGACCAAAACACTTAATTTGGTCACgtttttaaattgtttaagACCCTTAGCATTACTTTAAGCTAGGAAATGGCTGTTGATTTTTCCTGGCTGTTTCCAAAGAGAATGGGGTAAGAGGGTTTCAGTCTAATTGTTTGTTCTAAAGATGTAGCGTTCAGGACACAAAGCCTAGCAGCGTGACATGGAGGACCTcaagacaaagcagcagcctcAACATCTCTCTAATGAGAACGAGGAAAGACAATTGAGATCCTGTAGGAATGCAGTATATTTAGGAGAGAAGCAGAGCTCCTTTCATGAATGGAGAGAGAACCCTGGTGAATGCTGGACTACCTGCTACCTCTGGGTGTGACTGGGTGAGTGAAGGATTTGGATCACAGCCTGTAACGTTTTCCAGACATTTAGTTTGCAACTGCTACACCAGCAATTTTGCGCCTTCCTTTCCCTGACTCCAACAGCACGCGAGATCAGCAGccagattttcttctgcattgtgTTTTTTTATCCATTCAGCCAAAATTAACAGTCTTCGAGGGTAATGTATGCCAAGTGAATTTAAATCTTGCGGACTCAAATCGACCTAAAGTTGATGGATACATTCATGCCTACTGCTGAAATCTACCAATTACGCAGAACTATGCTAACTTACCATAGAAACATCTCATCTAATAGCACAGATGATGTTGAACTAACTAATTACATTATGGCACATAGACAATGAAAAACATAACGAAGATgacagcacagcaacaacagatgctgcacaaaagaaaaattagaaaaatattgctgTGCAAAATGCTGTCTGGTAAGGtttcttctgttaaaattaatcACAAAAATTAGTGAAGATTTCAGCAGAAGATGTGAGCGCTGCGGCGCAATTCGGGAAACGCCATTAAACCATGTAAAGTCCTGCTCCTTCAGAAGGTAATTCCCATTTTTTGTACCGCTGTCGGTTTTAAGATGAGTAAACAGTTCAGTGCCGATGGCAGAGTTTCTTGGGAGAATATCTTTCCCGGTGAGGAGAGGTCCCGATGGCTCTTCAGAGCTGTGTTTGGTAGCTTCCAGCCATTAGAGCTTAGATAATTAGGCaactcagattttattttagcttgGCATTTGCTCCGTTCTGTGCTCTTGGCTGTCGGTGACAGTTGATTATCTGTAGCGTGCCTCGTtactttatatattttaaactgtAACAGATCCTAAATACCAAATCTGAAACTGCTGAGTATGTTTAAATGTAATATATACATGGGGATTACATCCAGATGATGAACCTCATAGACCTgtggtaaaaacaaacacatcactTCTCACCACCACTGGTCCtcaccccctcctcccccccggTAGCTCCCGGCTGCTTCAGCACCGATCCTGAACCTAACCCAGCTGATGGAGAGAGACAGAAACGGGCTTTTCCCTTAAATGTGTATTTCCTCTAAAAATACCTCTGACGCTACTCAAGTTTCGATACCTTGCTGGCTTTATAAGAAAGCAAAACGTATATTTGATATCCTGTTTCTCccaatttctgtatttttttttagctagactttctttttttcactcttcCGATGTTGTGCGGTTCCCGGGCTCGTCCGGCGACGGCCAGGGTGCAGGCACGGCGGAGGCCCACAGGTGGCGGTGTGGATCAAGCACACCTGGGCTGTGATTGCAGAGCTGCGCTGCCGGCCGGCCTGCCGGGAAAggtgctttgcttctgctgcctgcGCGACTGTCTGCAGGGAAATGCTCCCTGCTGAAGTTCCCCGCACCTGTGCCGGCGTgcccagccctcagcagggTCAGAAGCGTTATGTTGACCCTGCAACAGCGGCCGCACACAAAGGTGCCGTTGGGTCGCTCGGCGGGCGCCGAGTGCTGGGCACGGCGATGGCAGAACCCGAGCGCTGCGGCcacctgcccacagcagggtcACCTCTCTCACCGCGCCCGGCCGTCCTGCCTGGCAGCTGCCCGGCAGCGGGAACCAGCTCTGTGTGGAGTTCGGTTCTTGCACAGCTGTGCGGTATCTCGGCCCTGCACTCTGCGCATCCGTGCGCTCTGCAGGACGGACGCCTGCACACGGTCTGCACGTCGGTGCCAGGCAGGAGCCGGCTGCTCGTGTCCGCACACAGCCGTGTGCTCCGAGTGGCCGTGCGCCGGGGTAGCGCCTCGTGTTTAAGGGCACATTTAACGTTGTGAGGGTCTTTTCCACCAGGATATGCTCACGCACGTCTTGCACGGCACACTTAGGCCTCAGAAGCGTGCCGTTAGTACGTATCTGTTCCACTTCTAAGCGTCCCTGCTGAGTGTTACTTCTGATTCGCCGCCAGCCCGGGGCTCCCCTCTCAGAAACGCAGCTGTCTTCCGCCGCGCACCGAGTGCCGTCCGGGCAGCACGGTGACCCTCGCAGGGCACTGCTAGCGGCGGGCCGTACCCCGGCGCCCATTTCCAGCCGCTGCTTTTGGGCGGGGGtaaggggatgggggggggttgTCCGCCCGGCAGAGACCCCCACGGCCCCCACCCCATTGCGGGACGCGGAGCCTTCCCGGCGCAGGATTGGGCCGCGGGCAGCGCGACGCGCCGTGCCCGGAGGGCGCCACGAGGGCCGGTGCCGCAGCGCTCAGCCGCGTGCCGCCGCTGCGGGCGGGCCGCTCGGGGCGGGAGCCGCCAACTTTCTCAACTGGTGGCCGCGAGCGGAGCGGGGCGCGGTGCCGCCACCGCCGCCGGCAGCGCGCTGCCCTCACGGCCGCGGGCGCCGCTCCGCAGCGccgggcgggggcggcgggcgccGCTTCCCACCTGACTCCCTCCTTCGCCTCcattcccctcctcctctcGGCCCCCCCTTCTGcctcgctctctctctctcttttttttttttcctcctctttcactCATTCCTTTGTCTTCTCCGGGATTGGCAGGTTTTATTATTCCGCCTGAACAAGCCGGGGGCGGATTGGctgcggcgggcgggcggcggggccgggccggagTGTAGTTGGGATTCTGCTCTGTCAGTAACACATGTGTGAGTGAGGGGCAGCGGCCGCGCAGCACGCGGGCCCGCTCGCGCCGCGCAGGGACACGCGCGCCCCCGGGCCCGCTCCGCTCTCCGCTCGCCGCggcgccgccgcctccgccgcctCCGCCCCGCTCTCCGGTCCTCCGCTCGCAGCTCTCGGCGGGCCGCGGCCGCTCGGCTCCGCGCCGCGGGAGCTCGGCCGCCGCCGGAGCCCGGTGGAGGGGCGGaggtgggggcgggggggagcgGCGCGAAGTGCGGCCGCGGCGCCAAACttgcggcggcggcggcccctgCGCGTGCGGCTCCGCGGGGCCGGAGGGCGGCGGGCGCCCCTCAGCGCCGTCTCCGCGTTCGTCCGGCCCGGACCGGGGGCTGCCGAAGGACGCGCGGGCGGCGGGCGCCGCGCTCGGTTCGCGGCGAGGAAACCTCCGCGGTGCCCCCGAGCGGCGCTGCCCGGCCCCGCGCACCACCGAGGGGAAGCAGCAGGTAAGCGGTCCCGCGCTGCCGCAGGGCCCGGCGGGCGGTGGGTgtgcggcggcggcggtggtggtggtggtggtgggagcGGGGGGGAGAACCGGCCCCGGCGTCGTCGCTGTCCCCGCGTACAAagcgcggccgccgccgccccgcgcccgcgGTGCGGAAGGGCCGGGAGGGAGCGGGAGGGGCCGGGGAAGGGCTCCGGCGGCCGCGGGCGGAGGGGCCGGGAGGGCTCGGGCGGCTCGGGCCCCGCGTCCCCGTAGTAAACACCGCTCCGAAACAGCGGCAGGAGAGATCAAAGTGCGCCGCTGCCTCTCCTCGGCAGTCCCCTTCCTGCCCCCCGCACGGCCTTTTGTTTCGATCCGGGAGAAATCCGGTGAATCACCTAATTAAAACCGAGACGTGAATTAAGCATCCATTTTCGTCCTACAAATTGCCAGCTCTCCGCGCGTCCCTCCCTCGGTCTCCATTAAAAAAGCGCCGGGGGGGCCGCCCGCTTCCCCGCCCGCAGCCCGGACCGCGCTCCGGCCGTGTAATTACCGGAGTGCGCCTATTTAAGTTAAAAGCTTTTCCCCCCCGACTCCAAATGAAACTTGATGAGGGCCCGTCCTTAGTTATCAGGGGAGTCACTTTCTGGTCAGTCCTCTTGATTCATCTTTTTAGATTTAATCAGCATTAGGGTATTGCTTGTCCTTAAGAGCTTTAGCTTAATGGGGTTACTGGATGCTGTTCTCGGCGCGGCGTTTCCCATTTGATAGATATTCGCCTCCGACAAAGCCGGGCTGAGGTGGTGGCACCGAGGCCggttctttcttttaagaaacCCGAAGTGATTTAAGGCGCGGGAGACGGCGTGAGGGCTCGGAGCAGGAAATGCAGATTCATTTGGGCTGTAGCTGGAAACTGTAACAAAAGGCAATTCCTGAGCAAATGCATCAGAAATCAATTTACATAAAGGTATATGATGCGTTCGGATAAATGCGATGCTAATGGCTTTTAGagtggttttctttccaaagtctCGGGGTTTTGTTACAGCTTAATTGGTGCAGTTCTCCGCTTTATTGTGCGGTCTCTGCGCGCACctccggggccgggccgggggcaGAGCGGGGTGCGGGCGCTGCCCCGGGCCGCAGCGGGGACAaaggcggcggggcgggcggctcGTTGGGCTCCGCGCTGAAGGCAGCGAACTAATCGGTTTAGAGTAAGCTTTATGAATTGATTCCTGTGCCATCTCCCAGTCGTCCTTCTTGCGCAAAGCGGTCGTTAGAAAGTGGGGAATGCCCTTCGCTGGCGGCCCGGCCAAGGGGGGAACTGCGCTGCTCCCCTGAACTCGGgaaactttgtttttttggtgttttgtttcttttttttcccctcggAGTACAGCAGGGCTTTAGCACTAAGCTGCTGATCGAGGGCAGATCAGGGAGACAGAAGTTGGGTGTGCTTGGGTAGGAAGTTAGCAGGCGGCCCAAAGTTCAACGATCCGTTCTTGGGGCAGCGTCCTCAGCCCGGAGCGCTTTCTCTGGGTGCTTTCGTGTCTCCGAACTGAAAAGGCCCGACTGCGGGCAGCCCCCTGCCCCTGCCTGCCAGGCCCGGGGACTCTGCACTGACAAACCAGTTCCgcaactttctttttccccactcctCGCACgctcctttctttccccacGAGCCCAACGCAGCCGGGGCTGCTCCGAGCTGGGAGTGCCGCAGCCGGGGCCGGCGGGGCCGGGTTACGAGCGCTGCGGGCGCTGCCCGGCCCGAGCCGCCCCTGACCCGCGCCGCTCTCCCGCAGGCCATGGTGAACCCCGGCGGCAGCGCGCAGCCGCCCCCGGTGACGGCGGGCTCCCTCTCGTGGAAGAGGTGCGCCGGCTGCGGGGGGAAGATCGCCGACCGCTTCCTGCTCTACGCCATGGACAGCTACTGGCACAGCCGCTGCCTCAAGTGCTCCTGCTGCCAGGCCCAGCTGGGGGACATCGGCACGTCCTGCTACACCAAGAGCGGCATGATCCTCTGCAGAAACGACTACATCAGGTGAGCCGCACGCAGCTCTCACCCGGCTGCGGGCATGAGCCGGCCCAGGGCGGGGAAGGGCTGGGGGTGGAACGTGGCCGGGACTTTGTGGTGGTTCGTCAGCACGGAGCGGGTCCCgactaaaaataaacagcaatcaGAGAGCTGAATTAATCTGCTTTGTTGTAGTGCTGAAGGAGAAGTGTGCGTATCTGAACGGTAAATGTTAAAAGCGTAGGGCTTAAATAAGGCGGCGGCAGAGGTGCTCGGTAATGAAGCGCCTGCCTCTAGTATCTGATTAATTATGATATTTACATAAGCACCTTTAAACTCCTCCGAGTGGAAACAGAATGAGTCATTCTCCCTTCTcctggtgaaggagccgaccGCCGCTCTGGGCTCTGCGGAGCAGCTCCCAACTTCCAGCATGGAAATggaggggatgggaagggaGGGCTGTGCTCCCGATCCCCCTCCTTACCcgctttcttttccaaagctgtTAAACACTGCAGAGTTGTGAAGGGGGAACTAAGCCCCGCTAATCCCACATCTGTTGGGGTACGGCGAGGTTGGCCCTTCCAATGGGTTTCCAATATAATTAATAGAGGAATTCATGAGGTCAGGTGCCCGTACGATCTTTTCAGGTGAACTCAAGCTACTTAAACTCATTAATTTAAAAGGAGGCATTTTGAAGGATTACACATTTAATTTGAGTAAATGGCTCGATAGACTGATGCACATGAATGCTTTAAGGAGGTGTTCTGTTTCAACattcagtaattaaaaaaaacaacaaaaaaagccccatTCCGTCCCGGTGCAGCAGGAACGCCTGGCTAAAACAAATCGCGTTTTGTTTAAAGGCTTCTGGCTTCTCATTTACAGTAAATGTCAGGAGTTAacttgggtttttcttttccccaatgGCTGAAAAGttccacttttgtttttttttttcttcctttctgcaaatGTGCCCGGCCAGAAAACCCTGCAAGTTTGTTTATGCTGTAGAACCTGACCGCTGGTGGAGGCTGAGTGTGTGTGGAGACACCttgctgggatgggatggggccGTGCAGGGCCGTGCGTTCTGTCCTGCTGTCTGTCCCCATCCTATTGCACGGCCCTGTCCTGCTGCCcatggggcagggctgcagcgCTGTGTCTTTGAGCAATGGGAGCCTTTGCTTCTTGGGGTGTTGTGAGAGGGAAATGCTG is part of the Excalfactoria chinensis isolate bCotChi1 chromosome 8, bCotChi1.hap2, whole genome shotgun sequence genome and encodes:
- the LMO4 gene encoding LIM domain transcription factor LMO4 isoform X1; translated protein: MHQKSIYIKAMVNPGGSAQPPPVTAGSLSWKRCAGCGGKIADRFLLYAMDSYWHSRCLKCSCCQAQLGDIGTSCYTKSGMILCRNDYIRLFGNSGACSACGQSIPASELVMRAQGNVYHLKCFTCSTCRNRLVPGDRFHYINGSLFCEHDRPTALINGHLNSLQSNPLLPDQKVC